A window of the Oncorhynchus keta strain PuntledgeMale-10-30-2019 unplaced genomic scaffold, Oket_V2 Un_contig_5909_pilon_pilon, whole genome shotgun sequence genome harbors these coding sequences:
- the LOC127925601 gene encoding cell surface glycoprotein 1-like isoform X18 — MPISDLRMWTLLLGVIFGLLAPVQSDPVPVSTEPPALAAGDFLWETFKIFKKLVVGPPDATNGTSSSDETVDLDHLVTPDPVTSDPEDQLPTIDPEEGSTDETEGTTAEGSMKHPTSGQDDEGELFDANLKPSFNLRPSPTPRPSPTPRPSQSNTEDNYEKYDYDSSPSDRPDSPEEDEMILDTESPTAEFVPTAEFVPTAEFVPTAEFVPTAEFVPTAEFVPTAEVVSTVEFVPTAEFVPTAEFVPTAEFVPTAEFVPTAEFVPTAEFVPTAEVVPTVEFVPTAEFVPTAEFVPTAEFVPTAEVVPTAEFVPTAEVVPTAEFVPTAEFVPTAEFVPTTELEELEDDIFRPNFVASPSRVPDPSPSHSPISEFEEEDLLPLSLDPSFSTTSRPSQSSGSSHTPSSNRTSMTGLEEGGAAKMNTELAFTSTTSSAAPTTVRMNSDIEGSGSGFLPQSSTTVAAPAGEEDQTYNSRVDKPLIETKTRIQGSNRLALPREEPAVDTSTVLRDAAAVKPTPSRQRDSYTSGWLIIVAFVAGVAVLVVICVAIGTRDRWNAPAQASEKKVTNESSGDEKAEREMERFLSKERPRENIHAGEYTVILLEDLPEKEPLD; from the exons ATGCCTATCTCTGATCTCAGGATGTGGACTCTACTGCTTGGGGTTATTTTCGGACTTCTGGCACCTGTTCagtccgaccctgttcctg TCTCGACAGAACCTCCCGCTCTGGCTGCTGGGGATTTTCTTTGGGAaactttcaagatcttcaagaAGCTTGTAGTGGGTCCCCCGGATGCCACCAATGGAACATCCAGCAGTGACGAAACAGTGGACCTAGATCATTtggtgacccctgaccctgtGACATCTGACCCGGAAGACCAGCTGCCCACCATTGACCCAGAGGAGGGCAGCACAGATGAGACAGAGGGCACCACTGCAGAGGGCAGTATGAAACACCCCACTTCAGGACAAGACGATGAAGGGGAGCTGTTTGACGCCAACCTTAAACCTAGCTTTAACCTCCGCCCCAGTCCAACTCCTCGCCCCAGTCCAACTCCTCGCCCCAGTCAAAGCAACACAGAGGACAATTATGAAAAGTATGACTATGATTCCAGTCCAAGTGATAGACCTGATTCACCAGAGGAAGATGAAATGATCCTGGATACCGAAAGCCCCACAGCAGAGTTTGTCCCCACAGCAGAGTTTGTCCCCACAGCAGAGTTTGTCCCCACTGCAGAGTTTGTCCCCACAGCAGAGTTTGTCCCCACAGCAGAGTTTGTCCCCACAGCAGAGGTTGTCTCCACAGTAGAGTTTGTCCCCACTGCAGAGTTTGTCCCCACAGCAGAGTTTGTCCCCACTGCAGAGTTTGTCCCCACAGCAGAGTTTGTCCCCACAGCAGAG TTTGTCCCCACAGCAGAGTTTGTCCCCACAGCAGAGGTTGTCCCCACAGTAGAGTTTGTCCCCACTGCAGAGTTTGTCCCCACAGCAGAGTTTGTCCCCACAGCAGAGTTTGTCCCCACAGCAGAGGTTGTCCCCACAGCAGAGTTTGTCCCCACAGCAGAGGTTGTCCCCACAGCAGAGTTTGTCCCCACAGCAGAGTTTGTCCCCACAGCAGAGTTTGTCCCCACAACAGAGCTAGAGGAGTTGGAGGACGATATATTCAGACCAAACTTTGTCGCCAGCCCTAGTCGTGTACCGGATCCCAGTCCCAGCCATAGTCCCATCTCAGAGTTTGAAGAAGAAGACCTGTTACCTCTTAGCCTTGATCCAAGCTTTAGTACCACCTCCAGACCTAGCCAAAGTTCGGGGAGCAGCCATACACCTAGTTCTAACCGAACCAGTATGACAGGCTTGGAGGAAGGCGGGGCTGCAAAGATGAACACAGAGCTGGCCTTCACCTCAACCACCAGTTCTGCCGCACCTACAACAGTCAGGATGAATTCAGACATCGAAGGGTCAGGGTCGGGATTCCTGCCTCAGAGTAGCACCACAGTAGCAGCCCCTGCTGGTGAGGAGGACCAAACGTACAACTCCCGAGTCGATAAGCCACTCATTGAAACAAAGACAAGAATTCAAGGCAGCAATAGGCTTGCTCTACCAAGGGAGGAACCGGCAGTGGATACCTCTACAG TTCTTCGTGATGCAGCTGCTGTAAAACCAACCCCATCCAGACAACGTGATTCATATACATCGG gttgGTTGATCATCGTTGCCTTTGTCGCGGGCGTGGCGGTGTTGGTCGTAATCTGTGTCGCCATAGGTACCAGAGACAG GTGGAATGCACCGGCCCAGGCATCTGAGAAGAAGGTCACCAACGAGAGCTCAGGAGATGAGAAGGCGGAGCGGGAAATGGAGAGGTTTCTGTCTAAAGAGAGGCCAAGGGAAAACATCCACGCTGGAGAGTACACTGTTATACTTCTGGAGGACCTCCCTGAGAAAGAGCCGCTGGACTGA
- the LOC127925601 gene encoding cell surface glycoprotein 1-like isoform X30, with protein sequence MPISDLRMWTLLLGVIFGLLAPVQSDPVPVSTEPPALAAGDFLWETFKIFKKLVVGPPDATNGTSSSDETVDLDHLVTPDPVTSDPEDQLPTIDPEEGSTDETEGTTAEGSMKHPTSGQDDEGELFDANLKPSFNLRPSPTPRPSPTPRPSQSNTEDNYEKYDYDSSPSDRPDSPEEDEMILDTESPTAEFVPTAEFVPTAEFVPTAEFVPTAEFVPTAEFVPTAEVVSTVEFVPTAEFVPTAEFVPTAEFVPTAEFVPTAEFVPTAEFVPTAEFVPTAEFVPTAEFVPTAEVVPTAEFVPTAEVVPTAEFVPTAEFVPTAEFVPTTELEELEDDIFRPNFVASPSRVPDPSPSHSPISEFEEEDLLPLSLDPSFSTTSRPSQSSGSSHTPSSNRTSMTGLEEGGAAKMNTELAFTSTTSSAAPTTVRMNSDIEGSGSGFLPQSSTTVAAPAGEEDQTYNSRVDKPLIETKTRIQGSNRLALPREEPAVDTSTVLRDAAAVKPTPSRQRDSYTSGWLIIVAFVAGVAVLVVICVAIGTRDRWNAPAQASEKKVTNESSGDEKAEREMERFLSKERPRENIHAGEYTVILLEDLPEKEPLD encoded by the exons ATGCCTATCTCTGATCTCAGGATGTGGACTCTACTGCTTGGGGTTATTTTCGGACTTCTGGCACCTGTTCagtccgaccctgttcctg TCTCGACAGAACCTCCCGCTCTGGCTGCTGGGGATTTTCTTTGGGAaactttcaagatcttcaagaAGCTTGTAGTGGGTCCCCCGGATGCCACCAATGGAACATCCAGCAGTGACGAAACAGTGGACCTAGATCATTtggtgacccctgaccctgtGACATCTGACCCGGAAGACCAGCTGCCCACCATTGACCCAGAGGAGGGCAGCACAGATGAGACAGAGGGCACCACTGCAGAGGGCAGTATGAAACACCCCACTTCAGGACAAGACGATGAAGGGGAGCTGTTTGACGCCAACCTTAAACCTAGCTTTAACCTCCGCCCCAGTCCAACTCCTCGCCCCAGTCCAACTCCTCGCCCCAGTCAAAGCAACACAGAGGACAATTATGAAAAGTATGACTATGATTCCAGTCCAAGTGATAGACCTGATTCACCAGAGGAAGATGAAATGATCCTGGATACCGAAAGCCCCACAGCAGAGTTTGTCCCCACAGCAGAGTTTGTCCCCACAGCAGAGTTTGTCCCCACTGCAGAGTTTGTCCCCACAGCAGAGTTTGTCCCCACAGCAGAGTTTGTCCCCACAGCAGAGGTTGTCTCCACAGTAGAGTTTGTCCCCACTGCAGAGTTTGTCCCCACAGCAGAGTTTGTCCCCACTGCAGAGTTTGTCCCCACAGCAGAGTTTGTCCCCACAGCAGAG TTTGTCCCCACAGCAGAGTTTGTCCCCACAGCAGAG TTTGTCCCCACAGCAGAGTTTGTCCCCACAGCAGAGTTTGTCCCCACAGCAGAGGTTGTCCCCACAGCAGAGTTTGTCCCCACAGCAGAGGTTGTCCCCACAGCAGAGTTTGTCCCCACAGCAGAGTTTGTCCCCACAGCAGAGTTTGTCCCCACAACAGAGCTAGAGGAGTTGGAGGACGATATATTCAGACCAAACTTTGTCGCCAGCCCTAGTCGTGTACCGGATCCCAGTCCCAGCCATAGTCCCATCTCAGAGTTTGAAGAAGAAGACCTGTTACCTCTTAGCCTTGATCCAAGCTTTAGTACCACCTCCAGACCTAGCCAAAGTTCGGGGAGCAGCCATACACCTAGTTCTAACCGAACCAGTATGACAGGCTTGGAGGAAGGCGGGGCTGCAAAGATGAACACAGAGCTGGCCTTCACCTCAACCACCAGTTCTGCCGCACCTACAACAGTCAGGATGAATTCAGACATCGAAGGGTCAGGGTCGGGATTCCTGCCTCAGAGTAGCACCACAGTAGCAGCCCCTGCTGGTGAGGAGGACCAAACGTACAACTCCCGAGTCGATAAGCCACTCATTGAAACAAAGACAAGAATTCAAGGCAGCAATAGGCTTGCTCTACCAAGGGAGGAACCGGCAGTGGATACCTCTACAG TTCTTCGTGATGCAGCTGCTGTAAAACCAACCCCATCCAGACAACGTGATTCATATACATCGG gttgGTTGATCATCGTTGCCTTTGTCGCGGGCGTGGCGGTGTTGGTCGTAATCTGTGTCGCCATAGGTACCAGAGACAG GTGGAATGCACCGGCCCAGGCATCTGAGAAGAAGGTCACCAACGAGAGCTCAGGAGATGAGAAGGCGGAGCGGGAAATGGAGAGGTTTCTGTCTAAAGAGAGGCCAAGGGAAAACATCCACGCTGGAGAGTACACTGTTATACTTCTGGAGGACCTCCCTGAGAAAGAGCCGCTGGACTGA
- the LOC127925601 gene encoding cell surface glycoprotein 1-like isoform X35, whose product MPISDLRMWTLLLGVIFGLLAPVQSDPVPVSTEPPALAAGDFLWETFKIFKKLVVGPPDATNGTSSSDETVDLDHLVTPDPVTSDPEDQLPTIDPEEGSTDETEGTTAEGSMKHPTSGQDDEGELFDANLKPSFNLRPSPTPRPSPTPRPSQSNTEDNYEKYDYDSSPSDRPDSPEEDEMILDTESPTAEFVPTAEFVPTAEFVPTAEFVPTAEFVPTAEFVPTAEVVSTVEFVPTAEFVPTAEFVPTAEFVPTAEFVPTAEFVPTAEFVPTAEFVPTAEFVPTAEVVPTAEFVPTAEVVPTAEFVPTAEFVPTAEFVPTTELEELEDDIFRPNFVASPSRVPDPSPSHSPISEFEEEDLLPLSLDPSFSTTSRPSQSSGSSHTPSSNRTSMTGLEEGGAAKMNTELAFTSTTSSAAPTTVRMNSDIEGSGSGFLPQSSTTVAAPAGEEDQTYNSRVDKPLIETKTRIQGSNRLALPREEPAVDTSTVLRDAAAVKPTPSRQRDSYTSGWLIIVAFVAGVAVLVVICVAIGTRDRWNAPAQASEKKVTNESSGDEKAEREMERFLSKERPRENIHAGEYTVILLEDLPEKEPLD is encoded by the exons ATGCCTATCTCTGATCTCAGGATGTGGACTCTACTGCTTGGGGTTATTTTCGGACTTCTGGCACCTGTTCagtccgaccctgttcctg TCTCGACAGAACCTCCCGCTCTGGCTGCTGGGGATTTTCTTTGGGAaactttcaagatcttcaagaAGCTTGTAGTGGGTCCCCCGGATGCCACCAATGGAACATCCAGCAGTGACGAAACAGTGGACCTAGATCATTtggtgacccctgaccctgtGACATCTGACCCGGAAGACCAGCTGCCCACCATTGACCCAGAGGAGGGCAGCACAGATGAGACAGAGGGCACCACTGCAGAGGGCAGTATGAAACACCCCACTTCAGGACAAGACGATGAAGGGGAGCTGTTTGACGCCAACCTTAAACCTAGCTTTAACCTCCGCCCCAGTCCAACTCCTCGCCCCAGTCCAACTCCTCGCCCCAGTCAAAGCAACACAGAGGACAATTATGAAAAGTATGACTATGATTCCAGTCCAAGTGATAGACCTGATTCACCAGAGGAAGATGAAATGATCCTGGATACCGAAAGCCCCACAGCAGAGTTTGTCCCCACAGCAGAGTTTGTCCCCACAGCAGAGTTTGTCCCCACTGCAGAGTTTGTCCCCACAGCAGAGTTTGTCCCCACAGCAGAGTTTGTCCCCACAGCAGAGGTTGTCTCCACAGTAGAGTTTGTCCCCACTGCAGAGTTTGTCCCCACAGCAGAGTTTGTCCCCACTGCAGAGTTTGTCCCCACAGCAGAGTTTGTCCCCACAGCAGAG TTTGTCCCCACAGCAGAGTTTGTCCCCACAGCAGAG TTTGTCCCCACAGCAGAGTTTGTCCCCACAGCAGAGGTTGTCCCCACAGCAGAGTTTGTCCCCACAGCAGAGGTTGTCCCCACAGCAGAGTTTGTCCCCACAGCAGAGTTTGTCCCCACAGCAGAGTTTGTCCCCACAACAGAGCTAGAGGAGTTGGAGGACGATATATTCAGACCAAACTTTGTCGCCAGCCCTAGTCGTGTACCGGATCCCAGTCCCAGCCATAGTCCCATCTCAGAGTTTGAAGAAGAAGACCTGTTACCTCTTAGCCTTGATCCAAGCTTTAGTACCACCTCCAGACCTAGCCAAAGTTCGGGGAGCAGCCATACACCTAGTTCTAACCGAACCAGTATGACAGGCTTGGAGGAAGGCGGGGCTGCAAAGATGAACACAGAGCTGGCCTTCACCTCAACCACCAGTTCTGCCGCACCTACAACAGTCAGGATGAATTCAGACATCGAAGGGTCAGGGTCGGGATTCCTGCCTCAGAGTAGCACCACAGTAGCAGCCCCTGCTGGTGAGGAGGACCAAACGTACAACTCCCGAGTCGATAAGCCACTCATTGAAACAAAGACAAGAATTCAAGGCAGCAATAGGCTTGCTCTACCAAGGGAGGAACCGGCAGTGGATACCTCTACAG TTCTTCGTGATGCAGCTGCTGTAAAACCAACCCCATCCAGACAACGTGATTCATATACATCGG gttgGTTGATCATCGTTGCCTTTGTCGCGGGCGTGGCGGTGTTGGTCGTAATCTGTGTCGCCATAGGTACCAGAGACAG GTGGAATGCACCGGCCCAGGCATCTGAGAAGAAGGTCACCAACGAGAGCTCAGGAGATGAGAAGGCGGAGCGGGAAATGGAGAGGTTTCTGTCTAAAGAGAGGCCAAGGGAAAACATCCACGCTGGAGAGTACACTGTTATACTTCTGGAGGACCTCCCTGAGAAAGAGCCGCTGGACTGA
- the LOC127925601 gene encoding cell surface glycoprotein 1-like isoform X10, translating to MPISDLRMWTLLLGVIFGLLAPVQSDPVPVSTEPPALAAGDFLWETFKIFKKLVVGPPDATNGTSSSDETVDLDHLVTPDPVTSDPEDQLPTIDPEEGSTDETEGTTAEGSMKHPTSGQDDEGELFDANLKPSFNLRPSPTPRPSPTPRPSQSNTEDNYEKYDYDSSPSDRPDSPEEDEMILDTESPTAEFVPTAEFVPTAEFVPTAEFVPTAEFVPTAEFVPTAEVVSTVEFVPTAEFVPTAEFVPTAEFVPTAEFVPTAEVVPTAEFVPTAEFVPTAEFVPTAEFVPTAEFVPTAEFVPTAEFVPTAEFVPTAEVVPTAEFVPTAEVVPTAEFVPTAEFVPTAEFVPTTELEELEDDIFRPNFVASPSRVPDPSPSHSPISEFEEEDLLPLSLDPSFSTTSRPSQSSGSSHTPSSNRTSMTGLEEGGAAKMNTELAFTSTTSSAAPTTVRMNSDIEGSGSGFLPQSSTTVAAPAGEEDQTYNSRVDKPLIETKTRIQGSNRLALPREEPAVDTSTVLRDAAAVKPTPSRQRDSYTSGWLIIVAFVAGVAVLVVICVAIGTRDRWNAPAQASEKKVTNESSGDEKAEREMERFLSKERPRENIHAGEYTVILLEDLPEKEPLD from the exons ATGCCTATCTCTGATCTCAGGATGTGGACTCTACTGCTTGGGGTTATTTTCGGACTTCTGGCACCTGTTCagtccgaccctgttcctg TCTCGACAGAACCTCCCGCTCTGGCTGCTGGGGATTTTCTTTGGGAaactttcaagatcttcaagaAGCTTGTAGTGGGTCCCCCGGATGCCACCAATGGAACATCCAGCAGTGACGAAACAGTGGACCTAGATCATTtggtgacccctgaccctgtGACATCTGACCCGGAAGACCAGCTGCCCACCATTGACCCAGAGGAGGGCAGCACAGATGAGACAGAGGGCACCACTGCAGAGGGCAGTATGAAACACCCCACTTCAGGACAAGACGATGAAGGGGAGCTGTTTGACGCCAACCTTAAACCTAGCTTTAACCTCCGCCCCAGTCCAACTCCTCGCCCCAGTCCAACTCCTCGCCCCAGTCAAAGCAACACAGAGGACAATTATGAAAAGTATGACTATGATTCCAGTCCAAGTGATAGACCTGATTCACCAGAGGAAGATGAAATGATCCTGGATACCGAAAGCCCCACAGCAGAGTTTGTCCCCACAGCAGAGTTTGTCCCCACAGCAGAGTTTGTCCCCACTGCAGAGTTTGTCCCCACAGCAGAGTTTGTCCCCACAGCAGAGTTTGTCCCCACAGCAGAGGTTGTCTCCACAGTAGAGTTTGTCCCCACTGCAGAGTTTGTCCCCACAGCAGAGTTTGTCCCCACTGCAGAGTTTGTCCCCACAGCAGAGTTTGTCCCCACAGCAGAGGTTGTCCCCACAGCAGAGTTTGTCCCCACAGCAGAGTTTGTCCCCACAGCAGAG TTTGTCCCCACAGCAGAGTTTGTCCCCACTGCAGAGTTTGTCCCCACAGCAGAGTTTGTCCCCACAGCAGAG TTTGTCCCCACAGCAGAGTTTGTCCCCACAGCAGAGGTTGTCCCCACAGCAGAGTTTGTCCCCACAGCAGAGGTTGTCCCCACAGCAGAGTTTGTCCCCACAGCAGAGTTTGTCCCCACAGCAGAGTTTGTCCCCACAACAGAGCTAGAGGAGTTGGAGGACGATATATTCAGACCAAACTTTGTCGCCAGCCCTAGTCGTGTACCGGATCCCAGTCCCAGCCATAGTCCCATCTCAGAGTTTGAAGAAGAAGACCTGTTACCTCTTAGCCTTGATCCAAGCTTTAGTACCACCTCCAGACCTAGCCAAAGTTCGGGGAGCAGCCATACACCTAGTTCTAACCGAACCAGTATGACAGGCTTGGAGGAAGGCGGGGCTGCAAAGATGAACACAGAGCTGGCCTTCACCTCAACCACCAGTTCTGCCGCACCTACAACAGTCAGGATGAATTCAGACATCGAAGGGTCAGGGTCGGGATTCCTGCCTCAGAGTAGCACCACAGTAGCAGCCCCTGCTGGTGAGGAGGACCAAACGTACAACTCCCGAGTCGATAAGCCACTCATTGAAACAAAGACAAGAATTCAAGGCAGCAATAGGCTTGCTCTACCAAGGGAGGAACCGGCAGTGGATACCTCTACAG TTCTTCGTGATGCAGCTGCTGTAAAACCAACCCCATCCAGACAACGTGATTCATATACATCGG gttgGTTGATCATCGTTGCCTTTGTCGCGGGCGTGGCGGTGTTGGTCGTAATCTGTGTCGCCATAGGTACCAGAGACAG GTGGAATGCACCGGCCCAGGCATCTGAGAAGAAGGTCACCAACGAGAGCTCAGGAGATGAGAAGGCGGAGCGGGAAATGGAGAGGTTTCTGTCTAAAGAGAGGCCAAGGGAAAACATCCACGCTGGAGAGTACACTGTTATACTTCTGGAGGACCTCCCTGAGAAAGAGCCGCTGGACTGA
- the LOC127925601 gene encoding cell surface glycoprotein 1-like isoform X13 yields MPISDLRMWTLLLGVIFGLLAPVQSDPVPVSTEPPALAAGDFLWETFKIFKKLVVGPPDATNGTSSSDETVDLDHLVTPDPVTSDPEDQLPTIDPEEGSTDETEGTTAEGSMKHPTSGQDDEGELFDANLKPSFNLRPSPTPRPSPTPRPSQSNTEDNYEKYDYDSSPSDRPDSPEEDEMILDTESPTAEFVPTAEFVPTAEFVPTAEFVPTAEFVPTAEFVPTAEFVPTAEFVPTAEVVPTAEFVPTAEFVPTAEFVPTAEFVPTAEFVPTAEFVPTAEVVPTVEFVPTAEFVPTAEFVPTAEFVPTAEVVPTAEFVPTAEVVPTAEFVPTAEFVPTAEFVPTTELEELEDDIFRPNFVASPSRVPDPSPSHSPISEFEEEDLLPLSLDPSFSTTSRPSQSSGSSHTPSSNRTSMTGLEEGGAAKMNTELAFTSTTSSAAPTTVRMNSDIEGSGSGFLPQSSTTVAAPAGEEDQTYNSRVDKPLIETKTRIQGSNRLALPREEPAVDTSTVLRDAAAVKPTPSRQRDSYTSGWLIIVAFVAGVAVLVVICVAIGTRDRWNAPAQASEKKVTNESSGDEKAEREMERFLSKERPRENIHAGEYTVILLEDLPEKEPLD; encoded by the exons ATGCCTATCTCTGATCTCAGGATGTGGACTCTACTGCTTGGGGTTATTTTCGGACTTCTGGCACCTGTTCagtccgaccctgttcctg TCTCGACAGAACCTCCCGCTCTGGCTGCTGGGGATTTTCTTTGGGAaactttcaagatcttcaagaAGCTTGTAGTGGGTCCCCCGGATGCCACCAATGGAACATCCAGCAGTGACGAAACAGTGGACCTAGATCATTtggtgacccctgaccctgtGACATCTGACCCGGAAGACCAGCTGCCCACCATTGACCCAGAGGAGGGCAGCACAGATGAGACAGAGGGCACCACTGCAGAGGGCAGTATGAAACACCCCACTTCAGGACAAGACGATGAAGGGGAGCTGTTTGACGCCAACCTTAAACCTAGCTTTAACCTCCGCCCCAGTCCAACTCCTCGCCCCAGTCCAACTCCTCGCCCCAGTCAAAGCAACACAGAGGACAATTATGAAAAGTATGACTATGATTCCAGTCCAAGTGATAGACCTGATTCACCAGAGGAAGATGAAATGATCCTGGATACCGAAAGCCCCACAGCAGAGTTTGTCCCCACAGCAGAGTTTGTCCCCACAGCAGAGTTTGTCCCCACTGCAGAGTTTGTCCCCACAGCAGAGTTTGTCCCCACAGCAGAGTTTGTCCCCACAGCAGAG TTTGTCCCCACAGCAGAGTTTGTCCCCACAGCAGAGGTTGTCCCCACAGCAGAGTTTGTCCCCACAGCAGAGTTTGTCCCCACAGCAGAG TTTGTCCCCACAGCAGAGTTTGTCCCCACTGCAGAGTTTGTCCCCACAGCAGAGTTTGTCCCCACAGCAGAGGTTGTCCCCACAGTAGAGTTTGTCCCCACTGCAGAGTTTGTCCCCACAGCAGAGTTTGTCCCCACAGCAGAGTTTGTCCCCACAGCAGAGGTTGTCCCCACAGCAGAGTTTGTCCCCACAGCAGAGGTTGTCCCCACAGCAGAGTTTGTCCCCACAGCAGAGTTTGTCCCCACAGCAGAGTTTGTCCCCACAACAGAGCTAGAGGAGTTGGAGGACGATATATTCAGACCAAACTTTGTCGCCAGCCCTAGTCGTGTACCGGATCCCAGTCCCAGCCATAGTCCCATCTCAGAGTTTGAAGAAGAAGACCTGTTACCTCTTAGCCTTGATCCAAGCTTTAGTACCACCTCCAGACCTAGCCAAAGTTCGGGGAGCAGCCATACACCTAGTTCTAACCGAACCAGTATGACAGGCTTGGAGGAAGGCGGGGCTGCAAAGATGAACACAGAGCTGGCCTTCACCTCAACCACCAGTTCTGCCGCACCTACAACAGTCAGGATGAATTCAGACATCGAAGGGTCAGGGTCGGGATTCCTGCCTCAGAGTAGCACCACAGTAGCAGCCCCTGCTGGTGAGGAGGACCAAACGTACAACTCCCGAGTCGATAAGCCACTCATTGAAACAAAGACAAGAATTCAAGGCAGCAATAGGCTTGCTCTACCAAGGGAGGAACCGGCAGTGGATACCTCTACAG TTCTTCGTGATGCAGCTGCTGTAAAACCAACCCCATCCAGACAACGTGATTCATATACATCGG gttgGTTGATCATCGTTGCCTTTGTCGCGGGCGTGGCGGTGTTGGTCGTAATCTGTGTCGCCATAGGTACCAGAGACAG GTGGAATGCACCGGCCCAGGCATCTGAGAAGAAGGTCACCAACGAGAGCTCAGGAGATGAGAAGGCGGAGCGGGAAATGGAGAGGTTTCTGTCTAAAGAGAGGCCAAGGGAAAACATCCACGCTGGAGAGTACACTGTTATACTTCTGGAGGACCTCCCTGAGAAAGAGCCGCTGGACTGA